From Companilactobacillus heilongjiangensis, one genomic window encodes:
- a CDS encoding glycosyltransferase family 2 protein produces the protein MVIYLIAVTVFMIQCFIMFFVYLTEKKPRKHATPVASKSTVPMDEFFYFILIPCLNEGKVIQNTLQNVLKLPGQKHIFVIDDDSIDDTLIKVNNVDGPISTIRRKLPKARTGKGDSLNTAMPMIQIYIRRHHLDPSRCIVGVIDADGVLSNNSIEKLNEAFHNPQTAAAQLRVKMKAPKRILQIFQDIEFFTINHLTQMFRSYLGAVALCGNGQFFRYSTITKKLGTAPWGNALLEDYELTLRMELNGIKIRYIGNAYVDQEALLSVKKLVVQRARWAQGGFNCWKYFKKIFTSRKMSPTQKFDSYFFFFQPILNLLADFSIIYLTVKFIILHLQNPEFLSVVFIALAILGLFFGTMFTLIYLRQLKLHKRIGQIMKSDDMFNFRIRIQKMFLAVGLISYIYVILFFSLLLSIYHELIGQQTWNKTNRI, from the coding sequence ATGGTTATCTATTTAATTGCTGTCACTGTTTTTATGATTCAATGTTTTATCATGTTTTTTGTTTATCTAACCGAAAAGAAACCTCGCAAACATGCTACTCCTGTCGCTTCTAAATCTACTGTTCCTATGGATGAATTTTTCTACTTTATTTTGATTCCTTGTTTAAATGAAGGAAAAGTTATTCAGAATACGTTACAGAATGTTTTGAAATTACCGGGTCAAAAGCATATTTTTGTTATTGATGATGACTCGATTGACGATACTTTGATTAAAGTTAATAACGTCGATGGTCCTATTTCTACTATTAGAAGGAAGCTTCCTAAGGCTCGGACTGGTAAGGGTGACTCGCTCAACACTGCTATGCCGATGATTCAGATTTATATCCGGCGTCACCACCTTGATCCTAGTCGCTGTATTGTTGGCGTCATTGATGCTGACGGAGTTTTGAGCAACAATAGCATCGAGAAACTCAATGAAGCTTTCCATAATCCTCAAACTGCTGCCGCTCAACTGCGTGTTAAAATGAAAGCTCCTAAGAGAATTCTCCAGATTTTTCAAGATATCGAGTTCTTCACTATCAATCATCTAACTCAAATGTTTCGGAGTTATTTGGGTGCGGTTGCCCTTTGTGGTAATGGTCAATTTTTCCGGTACTCTACTATTACAAAGAAATTGGGTACGGCTCCTTGGGGCAATGCCTTGCTGGAAGATTACGAACTCACCTTGCGGATGGAACTAAATGGCATTAAGATTCGCTATATTGGCAATGCTTACGTTGATCAAGAGGCTTTGTTAAGTGTAAAGAAGTTAGTTGTGCAACGTGCTCGCTGGGCTCAAGGCGGATTTAATTGCTGGAAATATTTCAAAAAGATTTTTACATCTAGAAAAATGTCCCCTACGCAAAAATTTGACTCTTATTTCTTCTTTTTCCAACCAATTTTAAATTTATTGGCTGACTTCAGTATTATCTACCTCACTGTTAAATTCATTATTCTTCATCTTCAAAATCCCGAATTCCTGTCAGTTGTCTTCATTGCTTTAGCTATCTTGGGATTATTCTTCGGAACCATGTTCACTTTGATTTACCTACGTCAGTTGAAACTTCACAAACGGATTGGGCAAATTATGAAGTCTGATGACATGTTCAACTTTAGAATTAGGATTCAGAAAATGTTTCTGGCTGTTGGTTTAATTTCCTATATATATGTAATTTTATTCTTCAGCTTGTTACTTTCAATTTACCATGAGTTGATTGGGCAACAAACTTGGAATAAGACTAACCGAATTTAA
- a CDS encoding YxeA family protein: MSKKVWVGLIAIIILLIPLAGYEFWFVPNYGGDDYYTYIGASYKEVIEQDSSGNDYREYYYNQSGYDKNGNEKLLKFDSALGRPIKENNYLKVTYNDKRQQVISWEKVQKSEVPRKSIEQILK; encoded by the coding sequence ATGAGCAAGAAAGTTTGGGTTGGCTTAATAGCGATTATTATTTTATTGATACCATTGGCAGGCTATGAATTCTGGTTTGTACCAAATTATGGTGGCGACGATTATTACACATATATTGGAGCCTCATACAAGGAGGTTATCGAACAAGATAGCTCTGGCAATGATTATCGTGAATATTATTACAACCAGAGTGGTTATGATAAAAATGGCAATGAAAAGCTTCTCAAATTTGACAGTGCTCTAGGTCGTCCTATCAAGGAAAATAACTATTTAAAGGTTACTTACAATGATAAACGTCAACAAGTTATTTCTTGGGAAAAGGTACAAAAATCTGAGGTTCCTAGAAAATCAATTGAACAAATTCTAAAATAA
- a CDS encoding alpha-amylase family glycosyl hydrolase translates to MASQTDVKLRKVQIYSIFVRNHTKKGTLMALEPDLQRIKNLGTDYIWLMPIYPIGRKNRKGKLGSPYSIKDYRAIDPKLGTWQDFLKIVKSIHDHGMKVMLDIVYNHTSRDSVLLQVHPEWFLHDKNGKLYNKNEEWTDVAELDYSHKALWNYQIETLKRYAKIVDGFRCDVAPQVPIEFWKEARKEVAKVNPKTVWLAESTSKDYIQDLKGKGFHVSSDAELYSAFDMTYDYDIDQTWRAYVKGDILLKKYVEALNTQGVIYPKNYIKMRGLENHDQPRAHSMFINENDMYNWTAFSGFQKGSTLIYAGQEYGFKHTPSLFDSDKLDWRDAKMDLSSLIERMHELSQSDIQVSGNYKVTALENDTVEVTYRYGDIIRIGLFTLKGMSSEVPVALPSDSYTNMLNNSLVHVKDGLIQLDYDPIVIQGKTNE, encoded by the coding sequence ATGGCAAGTCAGACGGATGTTAAATTAAGAAAAGTTCAAATTTATTCCATTTTTGTTAGAAATCACACGAAAAAAGGTACTTTGATGGCGCTCGAACCAGATTTACAACGTATCAAAAACCTCGGTACCGACTATATTTGGTTGATGCCTATTTATCCTATTGGTAGAAAAAACCGTAAGGGTAAACTGGGCTCACCATATTCAATTAAAGATTATCGTGCTATTGATCCGAAACTGGGTACGTGGCAAGACTTTTTGAAGATTGTTAAGTCGATTCACGACCATGGTATGAAAGTTATGCTTGATATTGTCTATAATCACACTTCACGTGACTCTGTCTTGCTACAAGTTCATCCTGAGTGGTTCTTACACGATAAGAATGGCAAACTATACAACAAGAATGAAGAATGGACTGACGTTGCAGAGTTAGACTATTCTCACAAAGCTTTGTGGAATTATCAAATCGAAACATTGAAGCGTTATGCCAAAATTGTTGATGGTTTCAGATGTGACGTGGCTCCACAAGTTCCAATTGAATTCTGGAAAGAGGCACGTAAAGAAGTTGCCAAAGTTAACCCTAAGACTGTGTGGTTAGCTGAATCAACAAGTAAAGATTATATCCAAGACTTGAAAGGCAAAGGCTTCCACGTTTCTTCGGATGCTGAACTTTATAGTGCTTTTGATATGACTTATGACTATGATATTGACCAAACATGGCGTGCTTACGTTAAAGGTGACATTTTGCTCAAGAAATACGTTGAGGCTTTGAATACACAAGGCGTTATCTATCCTAAGAACTATATTAAGATGCGTGGTTTGGAAAATCATGATCAACCAAGAGCCCACAGTATGTTCATTAATGAAAATGACATGTATAATTGGACGGCATTCTCTGGGTTCCAAAAGGGTTCAACGTTGATTTATGCCGGTCAAGAATATGGCTTTAAGCATACGCCAAGTTTGTTTGACTCCGATAAATTGGACTGGAGAGACGCTAAGATGGACTTGTCATCATTGATTGAACGGATGCATGAGTTGAGTCAAAGCGACATTCAAGTTTCAGGTAACTATAAGGTAACGGCTCTAGAAAACGATACAGTTGAAGTTACTTATCGTTACGGTGATATTATTAGAATTGGTCTATTCACATTGAAAGGGATGTCAAGCGAGGTACCAGTTGCCTTGCCAAGCGACAGTTATACCAATATGCTCAACAATTCCTTGGTTCATGTGAAAGATGGCCTCATTCAACTTGATTATGATCCAATCGTTATTCAAGGAAAGACTAATGAATAA
- a CDS encoding carbohydrate ABC transporter permease, whose product MDKKGRTGLGILGILLGILWLFPFYLIVTNSFKTPKGIFASVLSLPHPSTGDNYVNSFKALNFIGSLTNSVIITVCSVLLLILCSSMAAYALQRNHSKLSGGILMLFISAMLIPFQSVMIPLTANFGAVHFLNMWGLVVMYLGFDCSLSVFLYQGTLSSIPIAMDESAEIEGASRWQIFSKVIFPMLSPITVTVAILNIIAIWNDYLLPSLVLPQAQYTIPLQMFNFFGEYTKQWHLALAGITLSIIPVIIFYLFAQKWIIKGVTDGAVK is encoded by the coding sequence ATGGATAAAAAAGGTAGAACAGGTTTAGGAATACTCGGAATTCTACTTGGAATACTCTGGTTGTTCCCATTTTACCTAATCGTTACTAACTCATTTAAAACACCAAAGGGGATCTTCGCATCAGTTCTCTCTTTGCCACATCCAAGTACCGGCGATAACTACGTGAACTCATTTAAGGCTTTGAACTTTATCGGCTCATTGACTAACTCAGTAATTATCACAGTTTGCAGTGTATTGTTGCTCATTCTATGTTCTTCAATGGCTGCATATGCTCTTCAAAGAAACCACAGTAAATTGAGTGGCGGAATCCTAATGCTATTTATCTCAGCTATGTTGATTCCATTCCAATCAGTTATGATTCCTTTGACAGCTAACTTCGGTGCTGTACATTTTCTAAACATGTGGGGCTTGGTCGTTATGTACCTAGGATTTGACTGTAGTTTGTCAGTCTTCTTGTATCAAGGTACATTATCAAGTATTCCTATTGCGATGGATGAATCAGCTGAAATTGAAGGCGCAAGTCGTTGGCAGATCTTTAGTAAAGTTATCTTCCCAATGCTTTCACCTATCACAGTTACAGTTGCTATCTTGAACATCATTGCTATCTGGAACGATTATCTATTGCCATCACTTGTCTTGCCACAAGCGCAATACACAATTCCACTACAAATGTTCAATTTCTTCGGTGAATATACTAAGCAATGGCACTTAGCCTTAGCTGGTATCACACTTTCCATCATCCCAGTAATCATCTTCTATCTATTCGCTCAAAAGTGGATTATCAAAGGTGTTACCGATGGTGCTGTTAAGTAA
- a CDS encoding carbohydrate ABC transporter permease yields MKNKSLSFWLFLTPTLVALALVVFIPVIEGLFYSFTNWDGLTFTKVVGFQNYITLFQDKAFLNAFWFTVGFVIVTVIMLNVIGLGLALLVTQKFKGNNFLRTIFFMPNMIGGLILGFIWQFIFTQGFQALGNALHMNWLQNWLTNETTGFWGLVIVTVWQMSGYIMIIYIAYLQNIPNEIIEAAKIDGASAWQRFTKITFPMIAPAFTVCMFLTLSNGFKIYDQNLSLTNGGPYNSTQMLAMDIVNTAYNSGNFALSEAKAIIFFIIVAAISLLQVAYNRKREEDL; encoded by the coding sequence ATGAAAAACAAAAGTCTTTCATTCTGGTTATTTTTAACACCAACCCTCGTTGCGTTAGCTTTAGTAGTATTTATTCCGGTCATAGAAGGTTTGTTTTATTCATTTACTAACTGGGACGGATTAACATTTACTAAGGTAGTAGGATTTCAAAATTACATTACATTATTCCAAGACAAGGCGTTTCTTAACGCCTTTTGGTTTACAGTGGGGTTTGTAATTGTCACAGTTATCATGCTGAACGTAATAGGCTTGGGATTAGCATTATTAGTTACACAAAAATTCAAGGGAAATAACTTCTTACGTACAATTTTCTTCATGCCAAATATGATTGGTGGTTTAATCTTAGGTTTCATTTGGCAATTTATCTTTACACAAGGCTTCCAAGCTTTAGGTAACGCCTTGCATATGAATTGGCTTCAAAACTGGTTGACTAATGAAACAACTGGTTTTTGGGGATTAGTTATTGTTACAGTATGGCAAATGAGTGGTTATATCATGATAATCTACATTGCTTACTTACAAAACATTCCTAATGAAATTATTGAAGCCGCAAAGATTGACGGAGCTTCAGCTTGGCAACGTTTCACAAAGATTACGTTCCCAATGATCGCCCCAGCATTCACAGTCTGCATGTTCTTGACCCTATCAAATGGATTCAAGATTTATGATCAAAACTTGTCATTGACAAATGGTGGACCATATAACTCAACACAAATGTTGGCTATGGATATCGTTAATACCGCTTATAACTCTGGTAACTTCGCATTATCAGAAGCTAAAGCTATTATCTTCTTCATCATCGTTGCTGCTATTTCACTATTGCAAGTAGCATACAACCGTAAGAGAGAGGAGGATCTCTAA
- a CDS encoding glycoside hydrolase family 13 protein, with amino-acid sequence MNWYDKAIIYQIYPKSFQDTNDDGIGDLQGVTKRLRYIKDMGFNTIWLNPIFVSPQVDNGYDVSNYFAIDPILGDTDDFSEMIEKAHKLGLHIIWDLPINHTSDEHPWFKDAVNNANSIFKDYYIWHDAVDGHEPNNWGSFFGGSVWEQNPTNSNEYYFHLFDKKMPDLNWKNPEVQKSVADIAKFWLEKGVDGFRLDAFIHIAKANLDQNSLMTDEKFPIDDTFYAKLPAVKDYMAGFVKEIKEYKPDAFLFGEASSAKARDAAEYTRPDGNVCDVVVNSDNYGEVYDDSNKDIPKFFQNRQLSLDSLKRTYVTWESVLDHVSLPTLTWGNHDISRVLDRLNLPVEDDKVTKLLAMLLFLQRGIPVVYYGEEIGMHGLKYQKITDFDDQRALDLINSLRQKSYDDKTILNLLNNQDEMTARGPMQWDDSQYHGFSKQQPWNWAQTDTNNVDQEITDDNSVMTFYRKLLRVKKHECFTSGNYQLLITDPKIYAYLRKTTESKGLVIANFSDQKKTFALPKVAWKSVLTNESIKKTGGTIELGPWGCCALESRK; translated from the coding sequence GTGAATTGGTATGATAAAGCTATTATTTACCAAATTTACCCTAAAAGTTTTCAGGATACTAATGACGATGGCATCGGTGACTTACAGGGGGTAACTAAGCGTTTACGTTACATTAAGGATATGGGTTTCAACACAATCTGGTTGAACCCTATCTTCGTATCACCACAAGTTGATAACGGTTATGATGTTTCAAATTATTTTGCCATTGATCCAATTTTAGGGGATACTGATGACTTTTCAGAAATGATTGAGAAGGCTCATAAGCTAGGCTTACACATTATTTGGGATTTACCGATTAACCACACGTCGGATGAACATCCATGGTTTAAAGACGCGGTCAATAATGCTAACAGCATATTTAAGGACTACTATATTTGGCACGATGCTGTTGATGGACATGAGCCTAATAATTGGGGCTCGTTCTTTGGCGGCAGCGTTTGGGAGCAAAATCCTACTAATTCGAATGAATATTACTTCCATCTATTTGATAAGAAGATGCCCGATTTGAATTGGAAGAATCCCGAGGTCCAAAAGTCAGTCGCTGATATCGCCAAGTTTTGGTTGGAAAAGGGTGTCGATGGCTTTAGACTCGATGCGTTTATTCATATTGCGAAAGCTAATTTAGACCAGAATTCGTTAATGACGGACGAGAAGTTTCCTATTGATGATACTTTTTATGCTAAACTTCCGGCTGTGAAAGATTATATGGCTGGTTTCGTTAAGGAAATCAAAGAGTACAAACCAGATGCTTTCTTATTTGGTGAGGCTTCTTCAGCCAAGGCTCGTGATGCGGCCGAATATACACGTCCTGATGGCAATGTCTGTGATGTGGTCGTGAACTCCGATAATTATGGTGAAGTTTATGATGACAGCAATAAAGACATCCCCAAGTTTTTCCAAAACCGCCAACTATCGTTAGATTCTTTGAAACGGACTTATGTAACTTGGGAAAGCGTGCTTGATCACGTCAGTTTGCCAACGTTGACTTGGGGAAATCATGATATTAGCCGTGTGTTGGACCGTTTGAATTTACCAGTTGAAGATGACAAAGTTACCAAATTATTGGCAATGCTCTTATTCTTGCAACGTGGGATTCCAGTAGTTTATTATGGTGAAGAAATCGGTATGCATGGTTTAAAGTATCAAAAAATTACTGATTTTGACGATCAACGTGCGTTGGATTTGATTAATAGTCTGCGTCAAAAGTCATATGATGATAAAACGATTCTGAACTTGTTGAATAATCAAGATGAAATGACGGCTCGTGGTCCAATGCAGTGGGATGATTCACAGTATCATGGTTTTTCAAAGCAGCAGCCATGGAACTGGGCTCAGACTGATACGAACAATGTTGACCAAGAAATCACCGATGATAACAGTGTTATGACATTTTATCGAAAACTTTTACGTGTAAAAAAACACGAATGTTTCACTAGCGGTAATTATCAATTGCTAATTACCGACCCAAAGATTTATGCTTATCTTAGAAAGACGACTGAGTCTAAAGGACTAGTCATTGCTAACTTTTCTGATCAAAAAAAGACCTTTGCATTGCCAAAAGTCGCTTGGAAGAGTGTATTAACAAATGAATCAATCAAGAAAACCGGTGGGACCATTGAATTAGGTCCTTGGGGATGTTGTGCTTTGGAATCGAGAAAATAG
- a CDS encoding ABC transporter ATP-binding protein: protein MVKINLEHIYKRYQGNTDYSVSDFNLDIKDGEFIVFVGPSGCGKSTTLRMIAGLENITKGDFKMDDKVMNEVSPKDRDIAMVFQNYALYPHMTVFDNMAFGLNIRKNDKEDTKKRVDNAADILGLTPYLKRKPAALSGGQRQRVALGRAIVRDANLFLLDEPLSNLDAKLRVQMRTEIAQLHQRLGRNFIYVTHDQVEAMTMADRIVIMNDGRIQQVGTPAELYSKPTNKFVAGFIGSPATNFFDVKLADGKIVNDQGLNIAVPEGQYKVLEKKGYVGKEITFGIRPEDVHAEEVAIQAFPDAVINAKIQVSELLGAESILYSNLGGTDFIAKVDSRDHHKPGDDVQMAFEMTKAHYFDKDTDETIL, encoded by the coding sequence ATGGTAAAAATTAACTTGGAACACATTTACAAACGCTATCAAGGTAATACTGACTATTCGGTTAGTGATTTTAACCTAGACATAAAAGATGGTGAATTTATTGTCTTCGTTGGACCTTCCGGATGTGGTAAATCCACCACATTACGTATGATAGCGGGCTTGGAGAACATCACAAAAGGTGACTTTAAGATGGACGACAAGGTTATGAACGAAGTTTCACCTAAAGATCGTGACATCGCTATGGTTTTCCAAAACTATGCTTTGTACCCACACATGACAGTCTTTGATAACATGGCTTTCGGATTGAATATTCGGAAGAATGATAAGGAAGATACTAAGAAACGTGTCGACAACGCTGCCGATATCTTAGGATTAACTCCATATCTAAAACGTAAGCCAGCTGCTTTATCTGGTGGTCAAAGACAACGTGTTGCTTTAGGACGTGCTATCGTTCGTGATGCAAATTTGTTCTTGCTTGATGAACCATTGTCAAACTTGGATGCTAAATTGAGAGTCCAAATGCGTACGGAAATTGCTCAATTGCACCAACGTTTGGGACGTAATTTTATCTATGTTACCCACGATCAAGTTGAAGCTATGACCATGGCTGACCGTATCGTCATTATGAATGATGGTCGGATTCAACAAGTTGGTACTCCTGCTGAACTATACAGCAAGCCAACCAACAAGTTCGTTGCCGGATTTATCGGATCACCTGCTACCAACTTCTTCGATGTCAAACTCGCTGATGGCAAAATCGTTAATGATCAAGGTTTGAATATTGCTGTTCCTGAAGGTCAATACAAAGTTCTTGAGAAGAAAGGCTATGTTGGCAAGGAAATTACATTCGGTATTCGTCCAGAAGACGTTCACGCCGAAGAAGTAGCTATTCAAGCTTTCCCTGATGCCGTAATTAATGCTAAAATCCAAGTTTCTGAATTATTAGGTGCTGAATCAATTCTTTACTCTAATCTCGGTGGAACCGACTTTATTGCTAAGGTTGACTCACGTGATCATCACAAGCCTGGTGATGACGTTCAAATGGCTTTTGAAATGACAAAAGCACATTACTTTGACAAAGATACAGACGAAACGATTCTTTAA
- a CDS encoding LacI family DNA-binding transcriptional regulator produces the protein MTTLVDVAKKANVSKMTVSRVINHPDKVTDELKQLVYQAMRELDYHPNMIAKALVNKSTRIIKLCILEDIDTTEPYYMNLMIGIAKTLDLHQYSLQLVTRKNFDIGNCDGYIITGMREQDVEWINNLNKPVVIFGENRYGFDYVDTNNKAGTYLLSQLALQKGYERLIYVGIDSKESFEYSREAGYLQQVQEKRMMPELHRFGNHSHLAEQFVRDNWENITKNTAFICASDRLAIGIVRGITRCGGKIPDDYGVTGFDGVFLNQVASPKITTIKQSIIEMGSACGENLLDKIDTNAKQGALVFEPKISLGGTLRD, from the coding sequence ATGACGACTTTAGTTGATGTGGCAAAAAAGGCCAATGTTTCAAAGATGACTGTCTCAAGAGTCATCAATCATCCAGATAAGGTCACTGACGAGTTAAAACAATTAGTCTACCAAGCCATGCGAGAATTAGATTACCATCCCAATATGATTGCAAAGGCCTTAGTTAACAAGAGTACCCGGATTATTAAGTTGTGTATTTTGGAAGATATTGATACGACAGAACCATATTATATGAATTTAATGATCGGTATTGCTAAGACTTTAGATCTACACCAATATTCGTTGCAGCTAGTCACGCGTAAAAACTTCGATATTGGTAATTGTGATGGTTATATCATTACTGGTATGCGTGAACAGGATGTTGAGTGGATCAACAACTTGAATAAACCAGTAGTTATCTTTGGTGAGAATCGTTATGGTTTCGACTATGTTGATACTAATAACAAAGCGGGGACTTATTTGTTATCACAGTTGGCTTTACAAAAGGGCTATGAACGCTTGATTTACGTGGGAATCGACTCGAAGGAATCATTTGAGTATTCACGTGAGGCTGGTTATTTACAACAGGTTCAAGAGAAACGAATGATGCCGGAGTTACATCGATTTGGCAATCATAGTCATTTGGCGGAACAGTTTGTCCGTGATAATTGGGAAAATATTACTAAAAACACAGCATTTATTTGTGCCTCAGACCGTTTGGCCATTGGAATCGTTCGGGGAATTACTCGTTGTGGCGGGAAAATTCCTGATGACTATGGTGTAACTGGGTTTGATGGTGTATTTTTGAATCAGGTTGCTTCGCCTAAAATAACGACTATCAAACAGTCGATTATTGAAATGGGCAGCGCCTGTGGTGAAAATTTGCTAGATAAGATCGATACGAATGCCAAACAGGGTGCATTAGTCTTTGAGCCTAAGATTAGTTTAGGTGGGACATTGCGCGATTAA
- a CDS encoding ABC transporter substrate-binding protein, with amino-acid sequence MKKNFWKRLGKRVGVIALAAGAAFMLAACSNSSSSGKDVKITILQGKVENNKQFKQIAKEYEKSHPNVKIEVTSIGGGTQYDPVLKTRISSGNAPTIFSLAGPADVKQFKAHEADLSDTKAAKAAQPGTLDAVKNEQGKAVGLPFNVEGYGFVYNKKVFEKAGIDPESLTTVDKLTAAVKQLDAQKDQLGIKGVFALPGKEAWIMSDHLLNLYVAQDYNGNAQKLYKSKKMAFSKNADMKTMLDLQKDYSIKPVMQMDYSAQVNQYFSQGKAAMIQQGDWIYPTVEGIDKDFAKNSVGMIPIPVPGEEGKLPVGTSLYWAVNSKKSTAEQKAAKNFLDWLYTSKAGKKDVVNTLHFVPAYKGYDNFKMQDPLTSVVFKYSQEHKTTGWAFPGYTGTSWDPDVAQPNLQKYLSGKQSWDKTVQNMTDGWAKQQKSANN; translated from the coding sequence ATGAAGAAGAACTTCTGGAAGCGTTTAGGTAAACGCGTCGGAGTTATTGCTTTGGCAGCCGGTGCAGCATTTATGTTGGCAGCCTGCAGTAACAGCTCATCCTCAGGTAAGGATGTTAAGATTACAATTCTTCAAGGAAAGGTTGAAAATAATAAGCAATTCAAACAAATTGCGAAAGAGTACGAAAAGAGCCATCCAAATGTAAAGATTGAAGTTACATCAATCGGTGGTGGTACTCAATACGATCCAGTATTGAAGACAAGAATTTCATCTGGTAATGCACCAACAATCTTTAGTTTAGCTGGTCCAGCTGATGTTAAACAATTTAAGGCTCATGAAGCTGATTTGTCTGACACAAAGGCCGCTAAAGCAGCTCAACCAGGAACATTGGATGCTGTTAAGAACGAACAAGGTAAAGCCGTTGGACTACCATTCAACGTTGAAGGTTATGGATTTGTTTATAACAAGAAAGTCTTTGAAAAGGCTGGAATCGATCCAGAAAGCTTAACTACAGTTGATAAATTGACTGCTGCTGTTAAACAATTGGATGCACAAAAGGATCAATTAGGTATCAAAGGTGTCTTCGCACTTCCTGGTAAGGAAGCTTGGATCATGTCTGATCACTTGTTAAACCTTTATGTAGCACAAGATTACAACGGTAATGCACAAAAGCTTTACAAGTCAAAGAAAATGGCATTTTCAAAGAATGCTGATATGAAGACAATGCTTGATCTTCAAAAAGATTACTCAATCAAGCCAGTAATGCAAATGGATTACTCAGCACAAGTTAACCAATACTTCTCACAAGGTAAAGCTGCTATGATTCAACAAGGTGACTGGATTTACCCAACAGTTGAAGGTATTGATAAAGACTTCGCTAAGAACAGTGTTGGTATGATTCCTATTCCCGTACCTGGTGAAGAAGGCAAACTACCAGTTGGTACATCACTATACTGGGCTGTTAATAGTAAGAAATCTACAGCAGAACAAAAAGCTGCTAAGAACTTCTTAGACTGGTTATACACATCTAAAGCCGGTAAGAAGGATGTTGTTAATACATTGCACTTCGTTCCTGCATACAAAGGTTACGATAACTTCAAGATGCAAGATCCATTGACATCAGTAGTATTCAAGTACTCACAAGAACACAAGACTACTGGCTGGGCATTCCCAGGATACACTGGTACTTCATGGGATCCAGATGTTGCACAACCAAATCTACAAAAGTACTTATCAGGCAAACAAAGCTGGGATAAGACAGTACAAAATATGACTGATGGTTGGGCAAAACAACAAAAATCAGCAAATAATTAA